From the Fusobacterium ulcerans ATCC 49185 genome, the window AGAATGGTAGAAGGAAAAGACTGGATTAAGAAAAATCTTGGATAATAACAAAAGACTTCTTTGACCTTTAGATAATTTATTTTATCTGAAGGTCATTTTTTATTTTTTGAAATTTTAAATAATTTAAATATATATGTTTTAAAGATATAATATAAAAAAATATAAAATTAGAAAAAATTTACATTATTTGCTGTCTAAAAAAGATTGAAAGGAAAAGTTTTTAGAAATTAAGAAAACAAATAGTTGAATGAGTTGTAATATAACAGTTTTGTTTTGCTTTAGTTGCTTAAGTTTAAAAATTGTACTAAACTTATATCAAGAAGGAAACTTTAATGAAAGAATAATAAAAATATTGAGAATCAGAAATATCATCTTAATTTTAATGACTTTGAAAATAAATTTAAATTTTTTAAAAAAATATAAATATATGGTTCAGGAGGTGCGTTAATGTTTGAAGGTTTGATTAACTCGATTAAAAATATGGTGCTTTCAATAAATGGATTGCTATGGGGGAAGCTCATAACAGTAAATGTTGGAGAAACGATAGTGGAGCTTAGTCTTTTGGTAGTTATTCTTATCCCAATAGGGTTATACTTTACAGTGAGAACAAAATTTCTCCCATTTAGAATGTTTCCAGAAATGATAAAGTGTGTGTTGGAACCTAAAAGCTCCACAGATAAAGATTCTATATCTGGACTGCAGGCCTTATTCATAGCTACAGCTTCAAGAGTAGGAATGGGAAATCTGGCTGGAGTGGTAGCAGCAATATCCTTTGGTGGACCTGGAGCAATATTCTGGATGTGGCTGGCTGCATTAATAGGTGCTTCAAGCGCATTTATAGAATCAACTTTAGCTCAGATATATAAAGAGAAAGATCCATTATATGGAGGATTCAGAGGCGGACCTGCATACTTTATGGATAGAATGAGAATAATAACTTGGATAAAAGAAGAAGATGAGTTCGTTGATAATATAAAAGGAACTTCTAAGTATGTATCAGCAGATGGAAAAAAATATTATACTAGAGGGACTAGATTCAGACTTTTAGGAGTATTATTTGCACTTTCTGGATTACTTTGCTGGGCAGGAATAAGTCAAGTTATTGCTAACTCAGTAAGTCAATCATTTGCAAATGCTTTCAACTTTCCACCATTATATACAACAATAGCTTTAGTAGTTATATCAGCAATTGTATTGTTTAAAAATGAAGGGATAGTAGATGTACTTAATAAAGTAGTTCCAGCAATGGCAATACTGTATTTCTCAGTAACATTGTTTATAATAATAAAGAATATAGGGCTTTTACCTCAAATGTTTGAAAATATATTTGTACAGGCTTTTGGGTTTAGACAGGCAGTAGCAGGAGGATTTGGAGCTATATTGATGCAGGGAGTAAAAAGAGGATTGTTTTCTAATGAAGCTGGTTCAGGGTCAGCTCCATGTGCGGCAGCAGCAGCAGATGTTGCTCATCCAGTTAAACAGGGATTAATTCAAGCTTTAGGAGTATTTATAGATACATTGTTAATATGCAGCTGTTCAGCTTTCATAATGCTTCTTGCACCTGAAAGTGTAACAAAAGGACTAATGGGAATGGATCTTTTACAAGCAGCAATGAATCATCACATAGGACAGGCAGGAGTCATATTCATAGCAGTAATATTGTTCTTATTCAGTTTCAGTACTTTCCTTGGAATAATGTTCTATGCAAGAGGGAATGTAGCTTATGTTTTTGGAGATAACTGGAAATCACAGAACTTGTATAAAATATTTGCACTAGGAATGCTTTTTGCAGGAGGACTTGCACAATATACATTTGTATGGGAACTAGGAGATTTAGGAGTAGGACTTATGACAGTCTTTAATATGATGGCAATAATACCATTATCAGGGCAGGCAATAGAATCATTAAAAGATTATGAAGTAAATTTTATGAATAAAAAGATTAAAAAAATAGAAACTATTGAAGAAATACAGAAAGTAATTTAAAAATTTTATATAGAACAAAATATCTTACATTAAATGAGGAGGAAAATATTATGGAAAAAAGAAAATTTATGCCAGAACCTTTTAAAATCAAAATGGTAGAACACATGGGAACTTTAGATAAAGAAGAAAGAAAAGCTGCAATAAAAGAAGCTGGATATAATACTTTCTTATTGAGATCAGAAGATTGTTATATAGATCTTTTAACTGACTCAGGAACTAATGCAATGAGTGACAGACAATGGGCTGGACTTATGCTTGGAGATGAGGCATATGCTGGAAGTAAGAATTTTTATCATCTACAGGCAGTAGTAAGAGAATATTTTGGATTTAAATACATAGTTCCTACACATCAAGGTAGAGGAGCAGAAAATATTTTATCTACTTTAATGATTAAACCAGGAGATTATGTACCAGGAAATATGTACTTTACAACAACTAGATTTCATCAGGAAAGGAATGGAGCTACATTTAGAGATGTTATCATAGATGAAGCGCATGATCCAGCAGCTGATTTGCCATTCAAAGGAAATGTAGATCTTAAAAAATTCCAAGCATTGATAGATGAAGTTGGAGCAGACAAAATACCTTACATCTGTCTTGCAGTAACAGTTAACCTAGCTGGAGGACAGCCAGTATCAATGGCTAATATCAAAGCTGTATCTGAATTAGCTCACAAAAATGGAATAATGGTTATGTTTGATGCTACTAGATGTGTTGAGAATGCTTATTTCATTAAAGATAGGGAAGAAGGATATCAAGATAAAACTATAAAAGAAATAGTTCATGAAATGTTCTCATATGGAGATGGATGTACAATGTCTGGTAAAAAGGACTGTATAACTAATATTGGAGGATTCCTATGTATGAATGACCATGATATGTATGTAAGAGCAACAGGAATGGTAGTTCAATTTGAAGGAATGCCTTCATATGGAGGACTTGCAGGAAGAGATATGGAAGCAATGGCAATAGGTATAACAGAATCAGTTCAATATGAATATATCAGTTATAGAGTAAATCAAATTAGATATCTTGGAGAGAAATTAGAAGCAGCAGGAGTGCCAATGGTAAAACCATTTGGAGGACATGCAATATTTGTAGATGCAAGAGCATTTTTAGATCATTTAACACAGGATGAATTCCCAGCGCAATCACTAGCAGCAGCATTGTATGAAACATCAGGAGTAAGAACAATGGAAAGAGGAATCATATCAGCAGGAAGGGATGTAATAACAGGAAAAGATCATCACCCTAAATTAGAAACAATTAGATTGACTATACCAAGAAGAGTATATACATATGCACACTTAGATTTTGTAGCTGATGCAGTTATTGATCTATATAACAAAAGAAAGGACATCAGTGGATTGAAATGGGATTATGAGCCAAAAGTATTAAGATTCTTTACTGGAACATTTAAAACTATTAACCCTGAATTAATAAAAGGGTACTAGGAATTATATTTTAAATAAAGTAAGATAAAATAAAATCTAGTTCAAAAGAAAGGCTGAAATATGTATTTCTGATGAACTAGTTTTTATTTTATTTATAAAATTTTAATAATTGCAAATTAAAATTAATGGAAAATCATAGTTTTTCAAAAAATTTAAAAAGTTATTGTATTATATTGGAAAAAGAGATAGAATAAAAAAGAAAATTAATATATTATGGAGGATTTCATTATGAATTCTGAAAAGACTGCAGAAGATAATTTAAAATTACTGCAAAAAGGAAGTGGAAAATTGTATATGCTCTGTTTGGGAGTAGGAGCACTGACAGGTCTTATTGTTTCTATTTACAGATGGGGATTAGGATATGCTAATCATATAAGAGAAAGCATCTTTAGTCATGAGGATATGTCAAGTCCTATGTTTCTTATGATGGTATGGATAGGATTTATTGTTGTTGGACTATTTGTAGATCTGATTGCAAAAAAATATCCCAAAACATCTGGAAGTGGAATTCCACAAGTAAAAGGGATAATATTAAGACAGCTTGATTATGTAAAATGGTTTCAGGAATTAGTTGCAAAGTTTGTTGGGGGACTATTTGGAATAGGATGTGGACTTTCTTTAGGAAGAGAAGGACCATCTGTACAATTAGGTTCTTATATTGGATATGGGGCTACTAAAATATTTAAAAGAGACTCTGTTGAAAAAAAATATCTTGTAACAAGTGGAGCAAGTGCAGGATTGGCAGGAGCTTTTGGAGCACCTCTGGCAGGGGTTATGTTCAGTCTGGAAGAACTACATAAGTTCATATCATCAAAACTTCTAATATGTACATTCTTAGCAAGTATAGCTTCTGATTTTGTTGGAAGAAGAATGTTTGGTATGCAGACAGCTTTTAATTTAAGTGTAAATTATCCTAAAGATATAAATCCTTATTTCCAATTTGGATTATTTATTTTATTTGGTATAATTATTGCCTGCTTTGGAAAAATATTTACAATGACATTAATAAAAGTTCAGGATATCTATAAAGGGGCTAAACTGCCAAGATGGACAAAAGTTTCTTTTGTTATGACAACTTCATTTATTTTATGTTTCATTTTGCCAGAAGTAACTGGTGGTGGACATGAACTAGTAGAAGAGATGGCTGGAGGAAATAGAACTGTACAATTACTTATGGTTATATTTGTTGTGAAATTATTATTTACAGCTTTATCATATGCAACAGGTTTTGCTGGAGGTATATTTCTTCCAATGCTTGTATTAGGAGCTATATTAGGAAAAATATATGGAATCCTATTGGTTAATATATTAGAAGTTGGACCAGAATTCATACCACATTATATGGTATTGGGTATGGCTGGATACTTTGTAGCAGTAGTAAGAGCACCTATTACTGGAGCAGTTCTTATATTGGAAATGACAGGAAATTTTGATCATTTACTTGCACTTGTAACTGTTTCTGTGGTAGCATATTATATAACAGATTTGATGGGATTAGAACCTATTTATGAGATTCTTTATGAAAGAATGGCAAAAGATGTTCCTCATGAAAAATTGGAAGACAGTAAGAAAACCATTATAGCTATTCCTGTTACAGGAGAATCAGAATTAGATGGAAAAAGAATATGTGAAATAAAGTGGGCAGAAGATGTTCTGGTAGTAGCTATTGTAAGAAATGAACATGAAATAATTCCTAAGGGAAATACCAGAATAGAAGCAGGAGATAGATTAACAATACTTCTTCCAGAAAAAAAAGTTCATATTATGAAAGAAAGTCTATATAAATTAGGTACTTGCAGTTAAGTAATAATTTTTACATAAAATATTTTATACAGGGGGAATAGATATGGAATTTAAAGTGAAACACCCACACTTTGTGGATAATGGAATCACTTGGGAAATATCTGGATTAAAGAGCACACTTAAATATAAAGGGAATCCAGTTAAATTAAAATGGGGAAAAACAAAGCTTCTTGATGATAATGGAATAGAAAGAGAAGTTAAAATATCAGATAATTTTTTTAATTCTCCAATGATAGTTGTTGATAAAACTGAAAAAATAAAAGTGATGGAAAATTATTCTAAAATAGCTTATTTCTTTATAATTCCTTCTTTTTTCTTTTTAATAAAAGGAGGAGCTTTAGGAGCTGTATTTGCAGTGGCTAATATTTATTTTATAAGAAATACTTTCCTTACAGATAAACCAATGGGAACAAAAATAGGATTGAGTC encodes:
- a CDS encoding alanine/glycine:cation symporter family protein, which codes for MFEGLINSIKNMVLSINGLLWGKLITVNVGETIVELSLLVVILIPIGLYFTVRTKFLPFRMFPEMIKCVLEPKSSTDKDSISGLQALFIATASRVGMGNLAGVVAAISFGGPGAIFWMWLAALIGASSAFIESTLAQIYKEKDPLYGGFRGGPAYFMDRMRIITWIKEEDEFVDNIKGTSKYVSADGKKYYTRGTRFRLLGVLFALSGLLCWAGISQVIANSVSQSFANAFNFPPLYTTIALVVISAIVLFKNEGIVDVLNKVVPAMAILYFSVTLFIIIKNIGLLPQMFENIFVQAFGFRQAVAGGFGAILMQGVKRGLFSNEAGSGSAPCAAAAADVAHPVKQGLIQALGVFIDTLLICSCSAFIMLLAPESVTKGLMGMDLLQAAMNHHIGQAGVIFIAVILFLFSFSTFLGIMFYARGNVAYVFGDNWKSQNLYKIFALGMLFAGGLAQYTFVWELGDLGVGLMTVFNMMAIIPLSGQAIESLKDYEVNFMNKKIKKIETIEEIQKVI
- a CDS encoding tyrosine phenol-lyase; the protein is MEKRKFMPEPFKIKMVEHMGTLDKEERKAAIKEAGYNTFLLRSEDCYIDLLTDSGTNAMSDRQWAGLMLGDEAYAGSKNFYHLQAVVREYFGFKYIVPTHQGRGAENILSTLMIKPGDYVPGNMYFTTTRFHQERNGATFRDVIIDEAHDPAADLPFKGNVDLKKFQALIDEVGADKIPYICLAVTVNLAGGQPVSMANIKAVSELAHKNGIMVMFDATRCVENAYFIKDREEGYQDKTIKEIVHEMFSYGDGCTMSGKKDCITNIGGFLCMNDHDMYVRATGMVVQFEGMPSYGGLAGRDMEAMAIGITESVQYEYISYRVNQIRYLGEKLEAAGVPMVKPFGGHAIFVDARAFLDHLTQDEFPAQSLAAALYETSGVRTMERGIISAGRDVITGKDHHPKLETIRLTIPRRVYTYAHLDFVADAVIDLYNKRKDISGLKWDYEPKVLRFFTGTFKTINPELIKGY
- a CDS encoding ClC family H(+)/Cl(-) exchange transporter, with translation MNSEKTAEDNLKLLQKGSGKLYMLCLGVGALTGLIVSIYRWGLGYANHIRESIFSHEDMSSPMFLMMVWIGFIVVGLFVDLIAKKYPKTSGSGIPQVKGIILRQLDYVKWFQELVAKFVGGLFGIGCGLSLGREGPSVQLGSYIGYGATKIFKRDSVEKKYLVTSGASAGLAGAFGAPLAGVMFSLEELHKFISSKLLICTFLASIASDFVGRRMFGMQTAFNLSVNYPKDINPYFQFGLFILFGIIIACFGKIFTMTLIKVQDIYKGAKLPRWTKVSFVMTTSFILCFILPEVTGGGHELVEEMAGGNRTVQLLMVIFVVKLLFTALSYATGFAGGIFLPMLVLGAILGKIYGILLVNILEVGPEFIPHYMVLGMAGYFVAVVRAPITGAVLILEMTGNFDHLLALVTVSVVAYYITDLMGLEPIYEILYERMAKDVPHEKLEDSKKTIIAIPVTGESELDGKRICEIKWAEDVLVVAIVRNEHEIIPKGNTRIEAGDRLTILLPEKKVHIMKESLYKLGTCS